One Planktothrix sp. FACHB-1365 genomic window carries:
- the trpE gene encoding anthranilate synthase component I produces MIFPDFSQFAQRASTGNFIPVYQEWVADLDTPISAWYRVCADQPYNFLLESVEGGEKIGRYSFLGCDPVWILEAKGDGLRPAEGYRTVQKWRDGTIQEFTGDPFKALEACLEPYHPVKLPQLPPGIGGLFGFWGYELMQWIESRVPVYSPNSDDLPDGLWMQVDQLLIFDQVKRKIWAIAYADTRNTDLETAYQQACDRVQQLVTKLQSPLSPENTLLEWTPPDQQPPLTYRSNVSQEQFCANVEKGKQYIKAGDIFQVVLSQRLTTEYSGDPFSLYRSLRLINPSPYMAYFNFGDWQLIGSSPEVMVKAEKNPDGKLITTVRPIAGTRRRGQTYQEDQALGKDLLQDPKEVAEHIMLVDLGRNDLGRVCRMGTVKVDELMVIERYSHVMHIVSNVIGELAETKTAWDLLKACFPAGTVSGAPKIRAMEIIHELEGCRRGPYSGVYGYYDFEGQLNSAITIRTMIVENQGENQHQVSVQAGAGIVADSQPEKEYEETLNKARGLLEAIRCLKG; encoded by the coding sequence ATGATTTTTCCAGATTTTTCCCAATTTGCTCAACGCGCTTCCACAGGAAATTTTATTCCGGTCTATCAAGAATGGGTGGCTGATTTAGATACTCCGATTTCTGCATGGTATCGGGTTTGTGCGGATCAACCTTATAATTTTTTGTTAGAGTCCGTTGAAGGTGGCGAAAAAATTGGGCGTTATAGTTTCTTAGGCTGTGATCCAGTTTGGATTTTAGAAGCCAAAGGCGATGGGCTCCGCCCAGCCGAAGGCTATCGCACGGTGCAAAAATGGCGAGATGGAACAATTCAAGAATTTACAGGTGATCCCTTCAAAGCGTTAGAAGCCTGTTTAGAACCTTATCATCCGGTAAAATTACCTCAACTCCCCCCAGGAATTGGCGGACTATTTGGGTTTTGGGGTTATGAATTAATGCAGTGGATCGAGTCCCGTGTTCCTGTGTATTCCCCTAATTCCGATGATTTACCCGATGGGTTATGGATGCAGGTTGATCAGTTATTAATCTTTGATCAAGTTAAACGTAAAATTTGGGCGATCGCTTATGCAGATACTCGCAATACTGATTTAGAAACCGCTTATCAACAAGCGTGCGATCGCGTTCAACAATTAGTTACTAAACTTCAATCTCCCTTATCCCCAGAAAATACCCTTTTAGAATGGACTCCCCCCGATCAGCAACCGCCTTTAACCTACAGGAGTAACGTTTCCCAAGAGCAATTTTGCGCCAATGTGGAAAAGGGTAAACAATATATTAAAGCGGGAGATATCTTTCAAGTGGTTTTATCCCAACGGTTAACCACAGAATATTCCGGTGATCCCTTTTCCCTTTATCGTTCTTTGCGGTTAATTAATCCTTCTCCCTATATGGCTTATTTTAACTTTGGAGATTGGCAATTAATTGGCTCTAGTCCTGAAGTTATGGTGAAAGCAGAAAAAAATCCCGACGGAAAATTAATTACTACCGTCCGTCCCATTGCGGGAACTCGTCGTCGAGGTCAAACCTATCAAGAAGATCAAGCTTTAGGAAAAGATTTATTGCAAGATCCTAAAGAAGTTGCTGAACACATTATGTTAGTCGATTTAGGACGCAATGATTTAGGGCGAGTCTGTCGCATGGGGACGGTTAAAGTAGACGAATTAATGGTAATTGAACGTTATTCTCATGTGATGCACATTGTTAGTAATGTTATTGGAGAATTAGCAGAAACTAAAACCGCCTGGGATTTATTAAAAGCTTGTTTTCCCGCCGGGACAGTGAGCGGAGCCCCTAAAATTCGGGCGATGGAAATTATTCATGAATTAGAAGGTTGTCGTCGTGGCCCCTATTCGGGGGTTTATGGTTACTATGATTTTGAAGGACAACTTAATAGTGCGATTACCATCCGCACGATGATTGTTGAAAATCAAGGTGAAAATCAACATCAAGTTAGTGTTCAAGCGGGTGCGGGTATTGTCGCCGACTCCCAACCCGAAAAAGAATATGAGGAAACCCTGAATAAAGCACGGGGGTTATTAGAAGCCATTCGTTGTTTAAAAGGTTGA
- the hisI gene encoding phosphoribosyl-AMP cyclohydrolase, with protein sequence MNQDYLWIEVLKFNDQGLIPAIAQDAEDGTVLMMAWMNKESIQKTLQTKEVHYWSRSRSELWHKGATSGHIQKLKSLSYDCDADTILLKIEQIGNIACHTGARSCFFTEVKC encoded by the coding sequence ATGAATCAAGATTATTTGTGGATAGAAGTGTTAAAATTTAATGATCAAGGGTTAATTCCAGCGATCGCTCAAGATGCAGAAGATGGAACGGTATTAATGATGGCTTGGATGAATAAAGAATCCATTCAAAAAACCCTACAAACCAAAGAAGTTCACTATTGGAGTCGTTCTCGTTCTGAATTATGGCATAAAGGAGCCACATCAGGACATATTCAAAAACTTAAATCTTTATCTTATGATTGTGATGCCGATACTATATTATTAAAAATAGAACAAATTGGCAATATTGCTTGTCATACAGGCGCAAGAAGTTGTTTTTTTACAGAAGTCAAATGTTAA
- a CDS encoding SufE family protein, which produces MSSTATPLPPTLERMVQRFKRASSNKLRYEQLITIAQKLPTFPEDQKIPDNKVPGCVSQVYVIADLDENGKVQFQGESDSQLTKGLVAFLIMGMNGLTPPEIAQLQPDFIQETGLQASLTPSRANGFFNIFQTLKKKAVTCDSNLNSEGSGI; this is translated from the coding sequence ATGTCTTCCACTGCAACCCCTTTACCCCCGACTTTAGAACGGATGGTACAGCGTTTTAAACGCGCCTCATCTAATAAATTGCGTTATGAACAATTAATTACCATCGCCCAAAAACTTCCGACCTTTCCAGAAGATCAGAAAATTCCTGATAATAAAGTTCCCGGTTGTGTGTCACAGGTTTATGTGATTGCTGACTTAGATGAAAATGGAAAAGTTCAATTTCAAGGAGAGTCTGATTCTCAATTAACCAAAGGATTAGTTGCGTTTTTAATTATGGGAATGAACGGACTCACCCCCCCAGAAATTGCTCAACTTCAACCAGATTTTATTCAAGAAACAGGGTTACAAGCGAGTTTAACACCGTCTCGCGCTAACGGCTTTTTCAATATTTTCCAAACCCTGAAGAAAAAAGCCGTTACCTGTGATTCTAACCTAAATTCTGAAGGGTCAGGAATCTGA
- the cysS gene encoding cysteine--tRNA ligase, whose translation MVIKLYNTQTRQKEDFKPLEPGTVKMYCCGVTVYDYCHLGHARSYIVWDTVRRYLEYVGYQVNYIQNFTDIDDKILNRAKLEGTTMEEVSEKYIQAYFEDIRRLNIKDADNYPRVTEHIPQIIQLIQELEKQGVAYAVDGDVYYSVNQFPEYGKLSGRQQEQLQAGAGGRVSLSDPEAMKKKDPSDFALWKAAKLGEPAWESPWGNGRPGWHIECSAMVKSLLGNTIDIHTGGGDLIFPHHENEIAQSEAATHQPLSRYWMHNGMVRVSGEKMSKSLGNFTTIRGLLDTPLDPMVVRLFVLQAHYRKPLDFTDEAIASAENSWNTIKEALLFNHEYGEKLGFALQKTLIDQDAIERFKTSMDDDINTPEGLAVVFELAKELKRDRNILVHGGSPETSPETLQKYWQTLVELATVLGLEAQPEESQALGLSDAEIEAFVQQRLEAKKAKNFAESDRIRDHLKALGITLIDQPGNKTIWHR comes from the coding sequence ATGGTAATCAAACTTTATAATACCCAAACTCGTCAAAAAGAAGATTTCAAACCGTTAGAACCTGGGACAGTAAAAATGTATTGCTGCGGAGTGACGGTTTATGATTATTGTCATTTAGGTCATGCTAGATCCTATATTGTCTGGGATACCGTTAGACGCTATTTAGAATATGTGGGATATCAAGTTAATTATATTCAGAATTTTACGGATATTGACGATAAAATTCTCAACCGTGCCAAATTAGAAGGCACAACAATGGAGGAGGTTTCCGAGAAATATATTCAAGCTTATTTTGAAGATATTCGTCGCTTAAATATTAAAGATGCCGATAATTATCCCCGTGTTACTGAACATATTCCCCAAATTATTCAACTGATTCAAGAATTAGAAAAACAAGGGGTTGCTTATGCAGTGGATGGGGATGTTTACTATAGTGTGAATCAATTTCCTGAGTATGGAAAATTATCGGGACGACAACAGGAACAACTGCAAGCAGGCGCAGGAGGACGGGTTTCTTTATCTGATCCTGAAGCCATGAAGAAAAAAGATCCCTCGGATTTTGCCCTCTGGAAAGCTGCAAAATTAGGCGAACCTGCATGGGAATCTCCCTGGGGAAATGGTCGCCCTGGATGGCATATTGAATGCTCTGCAATGGTCAAATCGTTATTAGGAAATACCATTGATATTCATACGGGTGGTGGCGATTTAATTTTCCCCCATCATGAAAATGAAATTGCCCAGTCGGAAGCCGCAACCCATCAACCTTTATCTCGGTATTGGATGCACAATGGAATGGTGCGGGTGAGTGGGGAAAAAATGTCAAAATCTCTAGGAAATTTCACCACAATTCGGGGATTATTAGATACACCCCTTGACCCGATGGTAGTGCGTTTATTTGTGTTACAAGCTCATTATCGTAAACCCTTAGACTTTACGGATGAAGCGATCGCTTCTGCTGAAAATAGCTGGAATACAATTAAAGAAGCTTTATTATTTAATCATGAATATGGCGAAAAATTAGGGTTTGCTCTACAAAAAACGCTGATTGATCAAGATGCTATTGAACGGTTTAAAACGTCAATGGATGACGATATTAATACACCCGAAGGGTTAGCCGTTGTGTTTGAATTAGCGAAAGAACTAAAACGCGATCGCAATATTTTAGTTCATGGCGGAAGCCCTGAAACCTCACCGGAAACCTTACAAAAATATTGGCAAACGTTAGTAGAATTAGCAACAGTATTAGGGTTAGAAGCTCAACCAGAGGAAAGTCAAGCGTTAGGGTTAAGTGATGCGGAGATTGAGGCGTTTGTTCAACAACGGTTAGAGGCGAAAAAAGCCAAGAATTTTGCAGAAAGCGATCGCATTCGAGATCATTTAAAAGCTTTAGGTATAACCTTAATTGATCAACCCGGAAACAAAACCATCTGGCATCGTTAA